From one Catellatospora sp. IY07-71 genomic stretch:
- a CDS encoding VOC family protein, translated as MSETVLTRRQASDAVTGLGWRFVLGELQAVVPVAAPAQAVDVAARAVAAAGSGDDRHLHLDLRADRVLLTVRRPGSRPTAAETALAARVSAALGEAGYAIDATAGPERAVQALEIAIDALDIAAVRPFWQAVLGYAPEPDGSLADPYGQGPAVWFQQLDAPRPQRNRIHLDVSVPHDEADRRVAAALAAGGRMVDDGAMPAFRVLADPEGNEACVTTWLGRD; from the coding sequence ATGAGCGAGACGGTTCTCACCCGGCGGCAGGCGTCCGATGCGGTCACCGGGCTCGGCTGGCGGTTCGTGCTGGGCGAGCTGCAGGCCGTGGTGCCGGTGGCGGCGCCCGCGCAGGCGGTCGACGTGGCGGCCCGCGCGGTCGCGGCGGCGGGGTCCGGCGACGACCGCCACCTGCATCTTGACCTGCGCGCCGACCGGGTGCTGCTGACCGTGCGGCGGCCCGGCTCCCGGCCCACCGCGGCGGAGACGGCGCTGGCGGCCCGGGTCTCGGCCGCGCTCGGCGAGGCCGGATACGCGATCGACGCGACGGCCGGGCCGGAGCGGGCCGTGCAGGCGCTGGAGATCGCGATCGACGCGCTGGACATCGCCGCGGTGCGCCCGTTCTGGCAGGCCGTGCTCGGGTACGCGCCGGAGCCCGACGGATCGCTCGCCGACCCGTACGGTCAGGGCCCGGCGGTGTGGTTCCAGCAGCTGGACGCGCCGCGCCCGCAGCGTAACCGCATCCACCTGGACGTCTCGGTGCCGCACGACGAGGCCGACCGCCGGGTGGCGGCGGCGCTGGCGGCGGGCGGGCGGATGGTCGACGACGGCGCGATGCCGGCGTTCCGGGTGCTCGCCGACCCGGAGGGCAACGAAGCCTGCGTCACCACGTGGCTGGGCCGGGACTGA
- a CDS encoding site-2 protease family protein produces MNAREHDDPLDRLAAEEDWSRRARAVEKDVRRELRRPVFRPARTPRPRGARPERGGVSWIFVLLVLLTVGSAAATWAGLGPATLTVFVFVLSGWLVTLCLHEFAHALTAHRGGDDTVAGKGYLRLDPRRYGHPVLTLILPLLVLLIGGLPLPGGAVLIETHRLRNRLRDAMVSLAGPAVNIIAAAVLLTTVSAFGPEYLALVPAPEAAFWAALSLLAYLQVAAAILNLLPVPGLDGWGTIEPYLPSSARRVGDRIKPFGILLVFALLWIDVFRDLFSEATFFFLDVSGIPLEAVGLGYHLFQFWRGW; encoded by the coding sequence ATGAACGCCAGGGAGCACGACGACCCGCTGGACCGGCTGGCGGCCGAAGAGGACTGGAGCCGCCGGGCGCGCGCGGTCGAGAAGGACGTGCGGCGCGAGCTGCGCAGGCCGGTGTTCCGTCCGGCCCGGACACCCCGCCCGCGGGGCGCGCGGCCGGAGCGCGGCGGCGTGTCCTGGATCTTCGTGCTGCTGGTGCTGCTGACGGTGGGCAGCGCCGCGGCGACCTGGGCCGGGCTCGGCCCGGCCACGCTGACCGTGTTCGTCTTCGTGCTGTCCGGCTGGCTGGTGACGCTGTGCCTGCACGAGTTCGCCCACGCGCTGACCGCGCACCGGGGCGGTGACGACACCGTCGCCGGCAAGGGCTACCTGCGCCTGGACCCGCGCCGGTACGGCCACCCGGTGTTGACCCTGATCCTGCCGCTGCTCGTGCTGCTCATCGGCGGCCTGCCGCTGCCCGGCGGCGCGGTGCTGATCGAGACGCACCGGCTGCGCAACCGGCTGCGCGACGCGATGGTCTCGCTGGCCGGTCCGGCGGTGAACATCATCGCGGCGGCGGTCCTGCTCACGACGGTCTCGGCGTTCGGCCCGGAGTATCTGGCACTGGTGCCCGCGCCGGAGGCGGCGTTCTGGGCGGCGCTGTCGCTGCTGGCATACCTGCAGGTCGCGGCGGCGATCCTGAACCTGCTGCCGGTGCCCGGCCTGGACGGCTGGGGCACGATCGAGCCGTACCTGCCCTCCTCCGCGCGCCGGGTCGGCGACCGGATCAAGCCGTTCGGCATCCTGCTGGTGTTCGCGCTGCTCTGGATCGACGTGTTCCGGGACCTGTTCAGCGAGGCGACGTTCTTCTTCCTCGACGTGTCCGGCATCCCGCTGGAGGCGGTGGGCCTCGGCTACCACCTGTTCCAGTTCTGGCGGGGCTGGTGA
- a CDS encoding DUF397 domain-containing protein → MTSDDSEQVTWRIGSYCDTNACVEVGYGTDEVRVRRARTDGPAVAFSHEEWTAFLRSAKAGEFDL, encoded by the coding sequence GTGACATCGGACGACAGCGAGCAGGTGACCTGGCGGATCGGCTCGTACTGCGACACCAACGCCTGCGTCGAGGTGGGCTACGGGACGGACGAGGTGCGCGTGCGCCGGGCGCGGACCGACGGGCCGGCCGTCGCGTTCAGCCACGAGGAGTGGACGGCGTTCCTGCGCTCGGCCAAGGCCGGCGAGTTCGATCTCTGA
- a CDS encoding DUF397 domain-containing protein: MSVVETPTGWVKSSYCDSSACVEVALAGQEIAVRDGKNPQGPVLRFSRQEWQTFVAGVGAGDFASR, translated from the coding sequence ATGTCTGTTGTCGAAACGCCCACTGGCTGGGTGAAGAGCAGCTACTGCGATTCGAGCGCGTGCGTCGAGGTGGCGCTCGCCGGTCAGGAGATCGCCGTACGCGACGGAAAGAACCCGCAGGGGCCCGTCCTCCGCTTCAGCCGCCAGGAGTGGCAGACGTTCGTCGCCGGCGTGGGGGCCGGCGACTTCGCGTCCCGGTAG
- a CDS encoding helix-turn-helix transcriptional regulator yields MSSGDSPAVARRRLRLALRRSREAHELTQGQVAEALDWSLSKVQRIESGEVTVSSTDLRALLQTLGVTDRDTVDQLAQDARTSRRRGWWDQSDYRSQLTNGMLQLLQFESQATAIRCFSSTMIPGVLQTREHADAVFEFWNRDLAEMSDEQRAVRLEVRMRRHSQVFDRPDPPEYLLVLDQSVLHREVGGPEMMYEQLRQLLAHVAAGKVVLRILPFTKGSFVMLGPFVILDLGADDDLVLYRESWLKDEVVHAPEALHRHRWMFDEMWRVSYPEEKSVLLVEARVAALKAAIDR; encoded by the coding sequence ATGAGTTCGGGTGACTCGCCCGCGGTGGCCCGTCGGCGTCTCCGGCTCGCGCTGCGGCGCTCCCGGGAGGCGCACGAGCTCACGCAGGGGCAGGTCGCCGAGGCTCTGGACTGGTCGCTGTCCAAGGTGCAGCGGATCGAGAGCGGCGAGGTCACGGTGTCCAGCACCGACCTCCGCGCACTGCTGCAGACGCTCGGGGTCACCGACCGCGACACCGTCGACCAGCTCGCCCAGGACGCCCGGACCTCCCGGCGCCGGGGCTGGTGGGACCAGTCGGACTACCGCAGCCAGCTGACCAACGGGATGCTGCAGCTGCTGCAGTTCGAGAGCCAGGCGACGGCGATCCGCTGCTTCTCCTCGACGATGATCCCGGGTGTCCTGCAGACCCGGGAGCACGCCGACGCCGTGTTCGAATTCTGGAACCGGGACCTCGCCGAGATGTCGGACGAGCAGCGCGCCGTCCGGCTGGAGGTGCGGATGCGCCGGCACAGCCAGGTCTTCGACCGGCCCGATCCGCCCGAGTATCTGCTCGTGCTCGACCAGTCCGTGCTGCATCGCGAGGTCGGCGGGCCGGAGATGATGTACGAGCAGCTCAGGCAGCTGCTCGCCCACGTCGCCGCCGGCAAGGTGGTGCTGCGCATCCTGCCGTTCACGAAGGGGTCCTTCGTGATGCTCGGCCCCTTCGTGATCCTGGACCTCGGCGCCGACGACGACCTCGTCCTCTACCGGGAGAGCTGGCTGAAGGACGAGGTGGTGCACGCCCCCGAGGCGCTGCACCGGCATCGGTGGATGTTCGACGAGATGTGGCGCGTGTCGTACCCGGAGGAGAAGTCGGTCCTCCTGGTGGAGGCACGGGTCGCCGCGCTAAAGGCGGCCATTGATCGTTGA
- a CDS encoding DUF6232 family protein, with protein sequence MRSGKEAPPLPAALAAAGVGGCRRTGGHSYELHGVCEGSPQVLFRSTDRRTFSQVVHALVRAMGYADDHLTN encoded by the coding sequence ATGCGGAGCGGCAAGGAAGCGCCGCCGCTTCCGGCCGCCCTCGCTGCCGCCGGGGTCGGCGGCTGCCGGCGCACCGGCGGTCACTCCTACGAGTTGCACGGCGTCTGCGAGGGCTCGCCGCAGGTGCTCTTCCGAAGCACCGACCGGCGCACCTTTTCGCAGGTCGTGCACGCTCTGGTCCGCGCCATGGGGTACGCCGACGACCACCTGACGAATTGA
- a CDS encoding roadblock/LC7 domain-containing protein, whose product MTPDSPVLAEIRDLRLRLPHVLGVVVASVDGLLIAQDTHGVEPEVFAAMSAAQLGLGQQTVAAVRAGEFRESVTTATNGYVATFAAGASALLTVIAGRELNVARLHHEARPAAVRIGELVRQAEQRRTTEQYDPSPGKRTR is encoded by the coding sequence TTGACACCTGACAGTCCGGTGCTCGCTGAGATACGCGACCTGCGCCTGCGCCTGCCCCACGTGCTCGGCGTCGTCGTGGCCAGCGTGGACGGCCTGCTGATAGCGCAGGACACGCACGGTGTGGAGCCGGAGGTGTTCGCCGCGATGTCGGCGGCCCAGCTCGGTCTGGGGCAGCAGACCGTGGCGGCGGTGCGGGCCGGCGAGTTCCGCGAATCGGTCACCACGGCCACCAACGGCTACGTGGCGACCTTCGCCGCCGGGGCATCGGCACTGCTCACCGTCATCGCGGGGCGGGAGCTCAACGTCGCCCGCCTGCACCACGAGGCCCGCCCGGCCGCCGTCCGCATCGGCGAGCTGGTCCGGCAGGCCGAACAGCGCCGAACCACCGAACAGTACGACCCTTCACCCGGAAAGAGAACGAGGTAG
- a CDS encoding branched-chain amino acid ABC transporter substrate-binding protein, producing MDKLHESGALRQLRRVVSMVLAAALGGMVAACQDTAETDETPQVVRLGALIPLTGDNAPTGKRLLEAYQIAIQDANEAGGVLGRKVELVVGDDACDPGTAVVKANEMIGRDITVSVGGGCSVAAVPVLKVFHTAGIPMIIPAANSTDLLVPGYNSVFLLSGTTTVEAAHAVDAMESLGRKRLLVIDDGTSFPETIADAAVADVTKNGGPLTLADQITVSQGATSYPRVVDTVREKNADLVFFTGYYPEAARMIRDLRDSGFQGTIMLSDAGTDPTLFDQLTPAQEQGVYGITLPLAQFEPAATDWAAKYRASYGHEPGPFTMQAYDAVRLSLNAIQRAGTVDREAVRKAIAETKPGDIELLSGPAEFKPDGTQPNPTFILLQIKNGEFVLVREVS from the coding sequence ATGGACAAGCTCCACGAGTCGGGCGCGCTGCGTCAGTTGAGGCGGGTGGTGAGCATGGTGCTCGCCGCCGCCCTGGGCGGGATGGTCGCCGCCTGTCAGGACACCGCCGAAACAGATGAAACACCCCAGGTGGTGCGTCTCGGCGCGCTGATTCCGCTGACCGGCGACAACGCGCCCACGGGCAAGCGCCTGCTGGAGGCGTACCAGATCGCCATCCAGGACGCGAACGAGGCCGGCGGCGTGCTCGGGCGCAAGGTGGAGCTGGTCGTCGGCGACGACGCGTGCGACCCCGGCACGGCGGTGGTCAAGGCCAACGAGATGATCGGCCGGGACATCACCGTCTCCGTCGGCGGCGGCTGCAGCGTGGCCGCGGTGCCCGTGCTCAAGGTGTTCCACACCGCCGGCATCCCGATGATCATCCCGGCGGCGAACTCCACCGATCTGCTGGTGCCCGGCTACAACAGCGTCTTCCTGCTCTCCGGCACCACCACGGTGGAGGCGGCGCACGCGGTCGACGCGATGGAGTCGCTGGGCCGCAAGCGGCTGCTGGTGATCGACGACGGCACCAGCTTCCCGGAGACCATCGCCGACGCCGCCGTGGCGGACGTGACCAAGAACGGCGGGCCGCTGACCCTGGCCGACCAGATCACGGTCAGCCAGGGCGCCACCAGCTACCCGCGGGTGGTGGACACGGTGCGCGAGAAGAACGCCGACCTGGTCTTCTTCACCGGCTACTACCCCGAGGCCGCCCGCATGATCCGCGACCTGCGCGACTCGGGCTTCCAGGGCACGATCATGCTGTCCGACGCGGGCACCGACCCGACGCTGTTCGACCAGCTCACACCCGCCCAGGAGCAGGGCGTGTACGGCATCACGCTGCCGCTGGCGCAGTTCGAGCCCGCGGCCACGGACTGGGCCGCCAAGTACCGCGCCTCCTACGGCCACGAGCCCGGTCCGTTCACCATGCAGGCGTACGACGCCGTCCGGCTCAGCCTGAACGCGATCCAGCGGGCGGGCACCGTCGACCGGGAGGCCGTGCGCAAGGCGATCGCCGAGACCAAGCCCGGCGACATCGAGCTGCTCTCCGGCCCGGCGGAGTTCAAGCCGGACGGCACCCAGCCCAACCCCACGTTCATCCTGCTGCAGATCAAGAACGGCGAGTTCGTCCTCGTCCGTGAGGTCAGCTGA